Proteins from a genomic interval of Pseudomonas versuta:
- a CDS encoding SDR family oxidoreductase, with amino-acid sequence MQLKDKVIIITGGCQGLGRAMAEYMAARGARLALVDLNPEKLELAIAACQAHGVEARAYLCNVADEEQVTQTVAQIADDFGAINGLINNAGILRDGLLLKVKDGVMTKMSLAQWQAVIDVNLTGVFLCTREVAAKMIELNQQGAIINISSISRAGNVGQTNYSAAKAGVAAATVTWAKELARYGIRVAGIAPGFIETEMTLGMKPEALEKMTAGIPLKRMGKVEEIAHSAAYILENDYYSGRILELDGGLRI; translated from the coding sequence ATGCAACTGAAAGACAAAGTAATCATTATCACTGGCGGTTGCCAAGGACTAGGTCGGGCCATGGCCGAGTATATGGCGGCCAGGGGCGCCAGACTGGCACTGGTTGACCTGAATCCGGAAAAACTCGAACTAGCCATAGCCGCTTGCCAGGCACATGGCGTTGAGGCCCGGGCGTATCTGTGCAATGTCGCGGATGAGGAGCAGGTTACCCAGACTGTGGCCCAGATTGCAGATGATTTTGGTGCCATTAATGGCCTGATCAATAACGCCGGCATTTTGCGCGACGGGCTGCTGCTGAAGGTCAAGGACGGCGTTATGACCAAGATGAGCCTTGCGCAATGGCAAGCCGTGATCGACGTCAATCTGACCGGTGTTTTCCTGTGCACCCGTGAGGTGGCGGCAAAGATGATCGAGCTGAACCAGCAGGGCGCGATCATCAATATTTCGTCCATATCGCGCGCAGGTAACGTCGGGCAAACCAATTACTCGGCGGCCAAGGCCGGAGTAGCAGCTGCGACCGTCACCTGGGCCAAGGAACTGGCACGTTACGGAATTCGCGTTGCCGGGATTGCTCCCGGGTTCATCGAAACAGAAATGACCCTGGGCATGAAACCCGAAGCTCTTGAAAAGATGACTGCCGGCATTCCGCTCAAGCGCATGGGCAAAGTCGAAGAAATCGCCCATTCGGCGGCGTACATTTTAGAGAATGACTACTACAGCGGGCGGATTCTGGAGCTTGATGGCGGGCTACGGATCTAA
- a CDS encoding HugZ family protein: MSVEAAKHARELLLKEYRGALSTHSKAMPGFPFGSVVPYCLDEQGRPLILISRIAQHTHNLRKDPKCSLMVGERGAEDVQAVGRLTYLAEAEQLTETAAIDAAAERYYRYFPESRSYDTAHDFDFWVLNPVRHRYIGGFGAIHWLEQVTLPNPFAADAEQRMIEHMNSDHASAIAHYVKLAGLPVTEPARMVGIDSEGMHLRIGDGLYWLGFAQTCNTSTQVREALVFLAHAQQWPKKQTA, encoded by the coding sequence TTGAGCGTTGAAGCTGCCAAGCATGCCCGAGAATTACTGCTCAAGGAATACCGTGGAGCTTTGTCCACGCACTCCAAAGCCATGCCGGGTTTTCCCTTCGGTTCAGTGGTTCCTTATTGCCTGGATGAGCAGGGGCGGCCACTGATTCTGATCAGCCGGATTGCCCAGCACACCCACAACTTGCGCAAGGACCCCAAGTGCTCGCTGATGGTGGGCGAGCGTGGTGCCGAAGATGTTCAGGCGGTTGGCCGCCTGACATACCTGGCTGAAGCCGAGCAATTGACCGAGACTGCGGCCATTGACGCCGCCGCCGAGCGCTATTACCGCTACTTCCCCGAATCGCGCAGCTATGACACCGCCCATGATTTCGATTTTTGGGTGCTGAATCCGGTTCGCCATCGTTATATCGGTGGGTTTGGCGCCATTCACTGGCTCGAGCAGGTCACGTTGCCCAATCCGTTTGCCGCAGACGCCGAGCAACGAATGATTGAGCACATGAACAGTGATCATGCCAGCGCCATTGCGCATTACGTCAAGCTGGCCGGTTTACCCGTGACGGAGCCTGCCCGGATGGTCGGTATCGACAGTGAAGGCATGCACTTGCGTATTGGCGACGGCCTTTACTGGCTGGGTTTTGCGCAGACCTGCAATACTTCGACACAAGTACGCGAAGCCCTGGTTTTTCTGGCTCACGCGCAGCAATGGCCGAAAAAACAGACGGCATAG
- a CDS encoding co-chaperone GroES: protein MKLRPLHDRVVIRRSEEEKKTAGGIVLPGSAAEKANSGEIIAVGTGRVLDNGEVRALAVKVGDKVVFGPYSGSNTVKVDGEDLLVMAENEILAVIEG from the coding sequence ATGAAGCTTCGTCCTCTGCATGACCGCGTCGTAATCCGTCGCAGCGAAGAAGAAAAGAAAACCGCTGGCGGTATCGTTCTGCCGGGTTCAGCTGCCGAAAAAGCCAACAGCGGTGAAATCATTGCCGTTGGTACTGGTCGCGTTCTGGACAACGGTGAAGTACGTGCGCTGGCTGTGAAAGTGGGTGACAAGGTTGTGTTCGGCCCTTACTCCGGCAGCAACACTGTAAAAGTCGACGGCGAAGACCTGCTGGTTATGGCTGAGAACGAGATTCTCGCTGTAATCGAAGGCTGA
- a CDS encoding proline--tRNA ligase codes for MRTSQYLLATQKETPSDAVVISHQLMLRAGMIRKLASGLYTWLPMGLRIMRKVEAIVREEMDAAGALEVLMPSIQPAELWQESGRWEEYGPELLRLKDRHGREFCVGPTHEEVITDLCRNELNSYKQLPISLYQIQTKFRDEIRPRFGLMRGREFIMKDAYSFHADSASLQVTYDRMHQAYCNVFTRLGLNFRPVEADNGSIGGAGSHEFHVLADSGEDDIVFSNGSDYAANIEKAEAIPSETARAAATEELRLVDTPDAKTIAQLVEGYNLPIEKTVKTLIVHAAEEGKLIALVIRGDHELNEIKAGNHPLVASPLTMASDAELRDAIGAGAGSLGPLNLPLPCIIDRSVELMSDFGVGANIDDKHYFGVNWERDLPVPTVADLRNVVAGDPSPDGKGTLEIKRGIEVGHIFQLGTKYSEAMKCQVLGENGKPVTLTMGCYGIGVSRVVAAAIEQNNDERGIIWSDALAPFQVALVPLRYETEAVRQATDDLYAQLTAAGYEVLLDDRDKKTSPGIKFADMELIGIPHRIVVSDRGLAEGNLEYKSRTEAEAQALPVADVLAFLQARISR; via the coding sequence ATGCGCACCAGTCAATATTTGCTCGCCACACAGAAAGAAACGCCTTCCGACGCGGTCGTCATCAGCCATCAGCTGATGCTGCGCGCCGGCATGATTCGTAAACTTGCTTCGGGCCTGTACACCTGGCTGCCCATGGGCCTGCGGATCATGCGCAAGGTCGAAGCCATTGTTCGCGAAGAAATGGACGCAGCTGGCGCTCTCGAAGTGCTGATGCCGAGCATTCAACCGGCTGAGTTGTGGCAGGAATCCGGCCGCTGGGAAGAGTACGGCCCCGAGCTGCTGCGCCTTAAAGATCGCCACGGTCGCGAATTCTGCGTGGGCCCGACCCATGAAGAAGTCATCACCGACCTGTGCCGCAATGAGCTGAACAGCTACAAACAGTTGCCGATCAGCCTGTACCAGATCCAGACCAAATTCCGTGATGAAATCCGCCCGCGCTTCGGTTTGATGCGCGGCCGCGAGTTCATCATGAAGGACGCCTATTCGTTCCACGCAGACAGCGCTTCGCTGCAGGTCACTTATGACCGTATGCACCAGGCTTACTGCAATGTCTTCACGCGCCTGGGCCTGAACTTCCGCCCGGTTGAAGCGGACAACGGCTCCATCGGCGGTGCCGGCTCCCACGAATTCCACGTGCTGGCCGACTCTGGCGAAGATGACATCGTGTTCAGCAACGGTTCGGACTACGCGGCCAACATCGAAAAAGCCGAAGCCATCCCGAGCGAAACCGCGCGCGCAGCAGCCACTGAAGAACTGCGCCTGGTCGATACGCCTGACGCCAAGACCATTGCTCAATTGGTAGAAGGCTACAACCTGCCGATCGAGAAAACCGTCAAAACCCTGATCGTGCATGCTGCCGAAGAAGGCAAACTGATCGCGCTGGTCATTCGTGGCGATCACGAACTGAACGAAATCAAGGCCGGCAACCATCCGCTGGTAGCAAGCCCGCTGACCATGGCTTCGGACGCAGAACTGCGTGACGCCATTGGCGCCGGCGCTGGCTCCCTGGGCCCGCTGAACCTGCCACTGCCGTGCATCATTGATCGCTCGGTCGAGCTGATGAGCGACTTCGGTGTCGGTGCCAACATCGACGACAAGCACTACTTCGGCGTGAACTGGGAACGCGATCTGCCTGTACCAACCGTTGCCGACCTGCGCAACGTGGTTGCCGGCGACCCGAGCCCGGACGGCAAAGGCACACTGGAAATCAAGCGCGGCATCGAAGTCGGTCATATCTTCCAGCTGGGCACCAAGTACAGCGAAGCGATGAAATGCCAAGTGCTGGGCGAAAACGGCAAGCCTGTGACTTTGACAATGGGTTGCTACGGCATCGGCGTTTCCCGCGTGGTGGCAGCTGCCATCGAGCAGAACAATGACGAGCGCGGCATTATCTGGAGTGATGCCCTGGCACCTTTCCAGGTGGCACTGGTGCCACTGCGTTACGAAACCGAAGCTGTTCGCCAGGCAACTGATGACCTTTACGCCCAACTGACGGCCGCCGGTTATGAAGTACTGCTGGACGATCGCGACAAAAAAACCAGCCCCGGCATCAAGTTCGCCGACATGGAACTGATCGGCATCCCGCACCGGATCGTCGTCAGCGACCGCGGCCTTGCCGAAGGTAACCTGGAATACAAGAGCCGCACCGAAGCAGAGGCGCAAGCCCTGCCCGTTGCCGATGTCCTTGCCTTCCTTCAGGCGCGCATCAGTCGCTGA
- the dinB gene encoding DNA polymerase IV — protein sequence MTQRKIIHVDCDCFYAAIEMRDDPSLANKPMAVGGSADHRGVISTCNYEARAYGVRSAMASRHALKLCPDLVIVNGRMDAYKEASKEIHGILRDYTELIEPLSLDEAYLDVSDSPHFAGSATRIAQDIRRRVSNQLHITVSAGVAPNKFLAKIASDWKKPNGLFVITPDQVDDFVSALAVKKLHGVGKVTADKLGRLGIETCLQLRDWNKLALVREFGSFGERLWGLARGIDERLVQSDSRRQSVSVENTYDTDLPDLASCLNKLPELLDTLNRRIARIDSSYRPGKPFVKVKFHDFTQTTLEQSGAGLDLESYQDLLSQAFARGSKPVRLLGLGVRLQDLNSGYEQLELFKR from the coding sequence ATGACTCAGCGCAAAATCATCCACGTCGACTGTGACTGTTTCTATGCCGCTATTGAAATGCGTGATGACCCGAGCCTGGCGAACAAGCCCATGGCAGTAGGAGGGTCGGCTGATCATCGCGGGGTCATCTCTACCTGCAACTATGAAGCGCGGGCTTATGGCGTGCGCTCGGCGATGGCATCCAGGCATGCGCTGAAGTTGTGTCCGGACCTGGTCATCGTTAACGGCAGGATGGATGCTTATAAAGAAGCCTCCAAAGAGATACATGGCATCTTGCGTGATTACACAGAGCTGATTGAGCCGTTGTCGCTGGATGAAGCTTATCTGGACGTGTCTGACAGTCCGCATTTTGCCGGAAGCGCTACCCGTATCGCCCAGGATATCCGGCGCCGTGTTTCCAATCAGTTGCACATCACTGTGTCTGCCGGTGTTGCGCCCAACAAATTCCTGGCCAAGATTGCCAGTGACTGGAAGAAACCCAACGGGCTGTTTGTGATTACCCCGGACCAGGTCGATGACTTCGTTTCGGCGCTGGCAGTCAAAAAGCTGCATGGGGTGGGCAAGGTCACGGCCGACAAGCTTGGGCGTTTGGGGATTGAAACCTGCCTGCAATTGCGAGACTGGAACAAGCTGGCGCTGGTGCGTGAGTTCGGTAGTTTCGGCGAGCGATTGTGGGGGTTGGCACGTGGGATAGATGAGCGTCTCGTGCAGAGCGACAGTCGTCGTCAATCGGTCAGTGTTGAAAATACCTACGATACGGACTTGCCTGATCTGGCCAGTTGCCTGAACAAACTCCCAGAACTGCTCGATACCCTGAATCGGCGCATTGCACGCATCGATAGCAGTTATCGTCCCGGCAAGCCATTCGTCAAAGTGAAGTTTCATGATTTCACCCAGACCACGCTGGAGCAGTCCGGCGCCGGGCTTGATCTTGAGAGTTACCAGGATTTATTGAGCCAGGCATTTGCACGCGGCTCCAAGCCCGTTCGATTGCTCGGGCTTGGTGTGCGTTTACAGGATTTGAACAGCGGTTATGAACAGTTGGAGTTGTTCAAGCGTTAG
- a CDS encoding DUF481 domain-containing protein, translating into MLSRTLLCLAVLNVSTPLLADTVWLKNGDRLSGKIKVFDGGKLLIQTDYAGAVPIDWKQVKTLESDQELLVKQDAYVGEKAKSLTAAEDGKVTLANGEAPKTVELASIQQIIKPKPVIEDLVWKGNVDVALDYKRAEKKTDDYDIDFKTTARHGAWRHHAEGEYNREFQNDVVTTDNWSAEYALDHFIDEKWYWQGRLTYKRDEVEDISRQRTVGTGPGYQFWDDELGAFSLGSLLNRTDYEYSDGKKDNFYSLAMKWDYNRYLMGKTVSIFTSGELGKPLEGASDYSLDAEIGLRYKVTEWASLNLKAEKDLIGSGSGTDNALNKTRYSAGFGVSW; encoded by the coding sequence ATGTTGTCCAGAACCCTGTTATGCCTTGCCGTCTTGAATGTGTCCACGCCTTTGCTTGCCGATACGGTGTGGTTGAAAAACGGCGACCGCCTGAGCGGCAAGATCAAAGTGTTTGATGGTGGCAAATTGCTTATTCAGACCGATTACGCCGGGGCCGTTCCCATTGACTGGAAGCAAGTCAAAACCCTGGAAAGCGACCAGGAGTTGCTGGTCAAGCAGGATGCCTATGTCGGAGAGAAGGCCAAGTCGTTAACGGCGGCAGAAGACGGCAAGGTCACTCTGGCCAACGGGGAAGCGCCTAAAACGGTAGAGCTGGCCAGCATCCAGCAGATCATCAAGCCCAAGCCAGTGATTGAAGACCTGGTCTGGAAGGGTAACGTTGATGTCGCGCTGGACTACAAGCGTGCCGAGAAAAAGACCGATGACTACGATATTGACTTCAAGACCACTGCTCGTCACGGGGCCTGGCGCCACCACGCCGAAGGTGAATACAACCGTGAGTTCCAGAACGACGTTGTGACCACTGATAACTGGAGTGCCGAATACGCACTTGACCATTTCATTGACGAAAAATGGTACTGGCAAGGCCGTCTGACCTACAAACGCGACGAGGTGGAAGATATTTCCCGCCAGCGCACAGTGGGTACGGGCCCGGGCTACCAGTTCTGGGATGATGAATTGGGCGCCTTTTCGCTGGGCTCACTGTTGAACCGTACGGACTATGAATACTCCGACGGCAAGAAGGACAACTTCTACTCCCTTGCCATGAAGTGGGACTACAACCGGTACTTGATGGGCAAGACGGTTTCGATTTTTACCAGCGGAGAGCTCGGCAAGCCTCTGGAAGGCGCATCGGATTACAGTCTCGATGCTGAAATCGGCCTGCGTTACAAAGTCACCGAATGGGCTTCGCTTAACCTCAAGGCGGAAAAAGACCTGATCGGCTCCGGCAGTGGTACGGACAATGCCCTTAACAAAACCCGCTACAGCGCGGGTTTTGGCGTGTCATGGTGA
- a CDS encoding AmpG family muropeptide MFS transporter: MPRKTWREALAAYSSPSTLVLLLLGFAAGLPYMLVFSTLSVWLREAGVARETIGYASLIGLAYAFKWVWSPLLDQWRLPLLGKLGRRRSWLVLSQTLVILGLIGMGFCDPQKHLSWLIAIAVVVSFASATQDIAVDAYRLEIADDSRQAALAASYMSGYRVAALLATAGALFFAEGFGSTGFNYKHSAWTGTYVLFGLLMVPALLTTFFMREPPVPLRTQLQAGRYSFGHQLASVFVLIVLLVSVPAMFTQLYNTDFAGVLFEGVSPMNLVLEDRAFLRAILYTLLTVLCLSSIGRRGLAPVLTPVNDFILRYRWQAFLLLGLIATYRMSDTVMGVMANVFYIDQGFTKDQIAGVSKIFGLIMTLVGAGMGGLLIVRFGILPILLIGGAASAGTNLLFMLLADMGPNLKMLIVTISLDNFSSGLATSAFVAYLSSLTNLKFSATQYALLSSIMLLLPRLMGGYSGVMVEKFGYHNFFIITAVMGIPTLLLISLHWYQESRRARLNPVVNLEKNP; the protein is encoded by the coding sequence ATGCCCCGTAAAACCTGGCGCGAAGCGCTAGCTGCCTATTCCAGCCCCTCAACCCTTGTACTGTTGCTGCTCGGTTTTGCCGCCGGTTTACCGTACATGCTGGTGTTCTCAACGCTTTCTGTGTGGTTGCGCGAAGCCGGTGTGGCTCGAGAAACCATTGGTTATGCAAGCCTGATCGGCCTGGCGTATGCCTTTAAATGGGTGTGGTCGCCGCTGCTCGATCAATGGCGCCTGCCGCTGCTCGGAAAACTGGGTCGACGCCGCTCGTGGCTGGTGCTGTCTCAGACCCTGGTGATCCTCGGCCTGATCGGCATGGGCTTTTGCGACCCGCAAAAACATCTTTCGTGGCTGATAGCCATTGCTGTTGTTGTGTCCTTCGCCTCTGCAACGCAAGACATTGCCGTGGACGCCTATCGCCTGGAAATTGCCGACGACAGCCGTCAGGCCGCACTGGCGGCCAGTTATATGTCCGGCTATCGGGTGGCCGCGTTGCTGGCCACTGCTGGCGCCCTGTTTTTTGCCGAAGGGTTCGGCTCAACGGGCTTCAACTATAAGCACTCTGCCTGGACCGGCACTTATGTGCTGTTCGGGCTGCTGATGGTGCCGGCGCTGCTGACCACCTTTTTCATGCGCGAGCCGCCGGTGCCATTGCGCACCCAGCTCCAGGCAGGTCGCTACAGTTTTGGCCACCAGCTGGCATCGGTTTTTGTCCTGATCGTGCTGCTGGTCTCAGTGCCGGCCATGTTCACCCAGCTCTATAACACCGATTTTGCCGGGGTGTTGTTTGAAGGTGTGAGCCCAATGAACCTGGTGCTGGAAGACCGGGCCTTCCTGCGTGCGATCCTCTACACCCTGCTCACCGTGCTCTGCCTGTCGTCCATCGGACGTCGCGGGCTGGCGCCGGTACTGACACCGGTCAACGACTTTATCCTGCGTTATCGCTGGCAGGCCTTTCTGCTGCTTGGCCTGATCGCCACCTATCGCATGTCGGACACCGTCATGGGTGTCATGGCCAACGTGTTCTATATCGACCAGGGCTTTACCAAAGATCAGATCGCAGGCGTGAGCAAGATTTTCGGTCTGATCATGACTCTGGTTGGCGCCGGCATGGGCGGCCTGTTGATCGTGCGCTTCGGCATTTTGCCGATACTGCTGATTGGCGGTGCCGCTTCGGCCGGTACTAACCTGCTGTTTATGCTGCTGGCCGATATGGGCCCCAACCTGAAAATGCTGATTGTCACCATCTCTCTCGACAACTTCAGCTCCGGCCTCGCGACTTCGGCGTTTGTGGCGTACCTGTCGAGCCTTACCAACCTCAAGTTCTCTGCCACCCAATACGCCCTGCTCAGCTCAATCATGCTGCTGCTGCCGCGCCTGATGGGCGGCTACTCAGGGGTCATGGTCGAAAAGTTCGGTTACCACAACTTCTTCATCATCACTGCCGTCATGGGTATACCCACGCTGCTGCTGATCAGTTTGCACTGGTATCAGGAGAGCCGCCGCGCACGCCTGAACCCTGTGGTCAATCTCGAAAAAAACCCGTAA
- a CDS encoding FxsA family protein codes for MRAFLLLFLLFPVLELYVFFKVSTAIGFFPALLLIIAGSMLGVLVVRVAGLATALRARESLSRGELPAQQMLEGLMLALGGGLMVLPGFISDIAGLLLLFPPVRRFLVNRLRKRAEEQAIRQRAFADDFAAASRPGTHQPLGREPNVIEGEFEHRDK; via the coding sequence ATGCGCGCTTTTCTATTGCTCTTTCTGTTGTTTCCAGTGCTAGAGCTGTATGTCTTTTTCAAGGTCAGCACCGCTATCGGGTTTTTCCCTGCGTTGCTGCTGATCATTGCCGGCTCCATGCTCGGAGTTCTGGTGGTACGCGTTGCCGGTCTGGCCACAGCTCTGCGGGCGCGAGAAAGCCTGAGTCGCGGCGAGTTGCCGGCCCAGCAAATGCTTGAAGGCTTGATGCTGGCCCTAGGTGGCGGTCTGATGGTACTTCCGGGCTTTATCAGTGATATCGCAGGTCTGTTGCTGCTGTTCCCGCCCGTGCGTCGTTTTCTGGTCAACCGTCTGCGCAAGCGGGCAGAAGAGCAGGCCATTCGTCAGCGTGCATTTGCCGATGATTTTGCGGCGGCCAGCCGACCGGGTACTCATCAGCCTTTGGGTCGAGAACCGAACGTGATTGAAGGCGAGTTCGAACATCGCGACAAGTAA
- a CDS encoding MGMT family protein codes for MTQRISPLENANEVPLSAAEIRRTALYSTLMQVPAGYVVTYGQLAELAGLGRAARWVGRTLSQLPEGSRLPWHRVLAAGGRISLPAGSPSGDEQRARLRSEGLSIVNSRVDLQRHGWRPIEHCG; via the coding sequence ATGACGCAGAGAATCTCACCCTTGGAAAACGCCAATGAAGTGCCGCTGTCGGCAGCTGAAATCCGCCGCACGGCACTCTATTCGACATTAATGCAGGTGCCCGCAGGCTACGTGGTGACTTATGGGCAGCTCGCCGAGCTGGCAGGCCTGGGCCGGGCAGCGCGCTGGGTCGGGCGCACGCTCAGCCAGTTGCCCGAAGGCTCTCGCCTGCCCTGGCATCGGGTACTGGCCGCGGGCGGGCGCATCAGTCTGCCTGCAGGTAGTCCGTCCGGGGATGAACAACGGGCCCGTTTACGCAGCGAAGGCTTGAGCATTGTGAATAGTCGCGTGGATTTACAACGCCATGGCTGGCGCCCGATAGAGCACTGCGGTTAG
- the groL gene encoding chaperonin GroEL (60 kDa chaperone family; promotes refolding of misfolded polypeptides especially under stressful conditions; forms two stacked rings of heptamers to form a barrel-shaped 14mer; ends can be capped by GroES; misfolded proteins enter the barrel where they are refolded when GroES binds) has protein sequence MAAKEVKFGDSARKKMLAGVNVLADAVKATLGPKGRNVIIEKSFGAPTITKDGVSVAKEIELKDRFENMGAQLVKDVASRANDDAGDGTTTATVLAQSIVNEGLKAVAAGMNPMDLKRGIDKATIAIVKELKSLAKPCADSKAIAQVGTISANSDSSIGDIIAEAMEKVGKEGVITVEEGSGLENELSVVEGMQFDRGYLSPYFVNKPETMTAELDGPLILLVDKKISNIRELLPVLEAVAKAGRPLLIVSEDVEGEALATLVVNNMRGIVKVVAVKAPGFGDRRKAMLQDIAVLTGGTVISEEIGLSLESATLEHLGNAKRVTVTKENTTVIDGAGVEADIQARVTQIRAQVADTSSDYDREKLQERLAKLSGGVAVIKVGAGSEVEMKEKKARVEDALHATRAAVEEGVVPGGGVALVRALQAIDGLKGDNADQNVGIALLRRAVEAPLRQIVANSGDEPSVVVDKVKQGTGNYGYNAATGEYGDMIEMGILDPAKVTRSALQAASSIASLMITTEAMIAEIQDDKAAGGGMPDMGGMGGMGGMM, from the coding sequence ATGGCTGCTAAAGAAGTTAAATTTGGCGATTCCGCCCGCAAAAAAATGCTCGCCGGTGTAAACGTCCTGGCTGACGCAGTTAAAGCGACCCTGGGCCCTAAAGGCCGTAACGTGATCATCGAGAAGAGCTTCGGCGCTCCGACCATCACCAAGGACGGCGTTTCTGTAGCCAAAGAAATCGAACTCAAAGATCGTTTCGAAAACATGGGCGCGCAGCTGGTTAAAGACGTTGCTTCCCGTGCAAACGATGACGCTGGTGACGGTACTACCACTGCAACCGTTCTGGCTCAGTCGATCGTCAACGAAGGCCTGAAAGCCGTCGCTGCCGGCATGAACCCGATGGACCTCAAGCGCGGTATCGACAAGGCGACCATCGCCATTGTCAAAGAGCTGAAGTCCCTGGCCAAGCCATGCGCTGACAGCAAGGCAATCGCTCAGGTAGGTACCATCTCTGCCAACTCCGACAGCTCCATCGGCGACATCATTGCCGAAGCCATGGAAAAAGTCGGTAAAGAAGGCGTGATCACTGTTGAAGAAGGCTCGGGCCTGGAAAACGAACTGTCTGTTGTTGAAGGCATGCAGTTTGACCGTGGCTACCTGTCCCCGTACTTCGTCAACAAGCCAGAGACCATGACTGCCGAGCTCGACGGTCCGCTGATCCTGCTGGTAGACAAAAAGATCTCCAACATCCGTGAACTGCTGCCAGTTCTGGAAGCTGTTGCCAAAGCCGGCCGTCCGCTGCTGATCGTTTCCGAAGACGTTGAAGGCGAAGCCCTGGCGACTCTGGTTGTGAACAACATGCGCGGTATCGTTAAAGTAGTTGCTGTTAAAGCACCTGGCTTTGGTGACCGTCGCAAGGCAATGCTGCAGGACATCGCTGTTCTGACTGGCGGTACCGTTATCTCCGAAGAGATCGGCCTGAGCCTGGAAAGCGCTACCCTGGAACACCTGGGTAATGCCAAGCGCGTAACCGTGACCAAAGAAAACACCACCGTTATCGACGGTGCTGGCGTTGAAGCAGACATCCAGGCTCGCGTGACTCAGATCCGTGCCCAGGTAGCTGACACTTCGTCCGACTACGACCGTGAAAAACTGCAAGAGCGTCTGGCCAAACTGTCCGGCGGCGTTGCAGTGATCAAGGTTGGCGCTGGTTCCGAAGTTGAAATGAAAGAGAAGAAAGCCCGCGTTGAAGACGCCCTGCACGCTACCCGTGCAGCCGTTGAAGAAGGCGTGGTACCTGGCGGTGGCGTGGCACTGGTTCGCGCTCTGCAGGCAATTGATGGCCTGAAAGGCGACAACGCTGATCAGAACGTCGGTATTGCTCTGCTGCGTCGTGCTGTTGAAGCACCTCTGCGCCAGATCGTTGCCAACTCCGGCGACGAGCCAAGCGTAGTTGTCGACAAAGTGAAGCAGGGCACAGGTAACTACGGTTACAACGCTGCCACTGGCGAATACGGCGACATGATCGAAATGGGTATCCTTGACCCGGCCAAAGTGACTCGTTCGGCTCTGCAGGCAGCTTCTTCGATTGCCAGCCTGATGATCACCACCGAGGCGATGATCGCTGAGATCCAAGACGACAAGGCAGCTGGCGGCGGTATGCCAGACATGGGCGGCATGGGTGGTATGGGCGGCATGATGTAA